A single Venturia canescens isolate UGA chromosome 1, ASM1945775v1, whole genome shotgun sequence DNA region contains:
- the LOC122411619 gene encoding uncharacterized protein, producing MELALLMLGLLLFVNGYRGESDTEDYTDVSVTAATLQIDMSEDFDQWEINEYEDPVTKTYHCSAQSQKKNDTLQPNLETIKFLDDNGLGTVRPQKHYYQVHHIRQRMCQFGFDPSHVDIRSGSIHKRFKNTLRLMVYNTPGMFPSLKIIRNDLDRKRRREPQIWFRFETSNGPLISEFDFDNYFITVSGDFSRIQAYSKMLVALKMHKRLNNFNDSVSYKVNLDLGIIEVIMSSFGIALMRDKSMTNIMVKALNGVRTEIKGEEDVQLEFEESLKDAADQVDPLMYSSIWLLSMAEKYEVVRIRDRARNIQVRSLNKKEKTLV from the exons GATATCGAGGTGAGAGCGACACGGAAGACTATACGGACGTGTCTGTAACCGCAGCGACTCTTCAGATCGACATGTCCGAGGACTTTGATCAATGGGAGATAAACGAGTACGAGGATCCGGTTACGAAGACTTATCACTGCTCGGCCCAGTCGCAGAAGAAGAACGACACGCTTCAGCCTAATCTTGAGACGATTAAATTCCTGGATGATAATGGCCTGGGTACGGTACGACCACAGAAACATTACTATCAG GTTCATCATATTCGTCAAAGAATGTGTCAATTCGGCTTCGATCCTTCTCACGTTGACATTCGATCGGGCTCGATTCACAAACGCTTCAAAAATACCCTGAGACTGATGGTTTACAACACGCCTGGCATGTTCCCCAGCCTCAAGATCATCAGGAATGATCTTGATCGTAAGAGAAGACGAGAGCCTCAAATATGGTTCAGATTTGAGACCAGCAATGGTCCGCTTATTTCTGAATTCGATTTCGACAATTATTTCATCACTGTTAGCggcgatttttcgaggatccAGGCATATTCGAAGATGCTTGTTGCACTAAAGATGCACAAGAGACTGAACAACTTCAACGACTCCGTCAGTTATAAG GTTAATCTTGATCTAGGAATTATAGAGGTGATAATGTCGAGTTTCGGTATTGCACTGATGAGAGACAAATCAATGACGAATATAATGGTGAAGGCTTTGAACGGGGTGAGAACGGAGATCAAAGGTGAGGAAGACGTGCAGCTGGAGTTCGAGGAGAGCCTTAAGGACGCGGCTGATCAGGTTGATCCACTTATGTACTCGTCCATATGGCTACTCTCAATGGCAGAGAAATACGAAGTTGTGAGAATTCGCGATAGGGCCCGAAACATTCAGGTTAGAAGTTTGAAcaagaaggaaaaaacgttGGTGTGA